A genomic window from Dictyoglomus sp. NZ13-RE01 includes:
- a CDS encoding regulatory domain protein, producing the protein MREISPKKVNIDELAMKVFLKTLEIAGGPRKLIELRNLTWVPSLLSASYAIVLHEEEKKTSDEIASFLGIGKQSVRNMLRADVEAVKKRLSEGFSENEKIETHVAGALAKLAYEEIKKEMGDTL; encoded by the coding sequence ATGAGAGAAATATCACCTAAGAAGGTTAATATTGACGAACTTGCTATGAAAGTCTTTTTGAAGACGTTAGAGATAGCAGGCGGTCCAAGAAAGTTAATTGAGCTTAGAAATTTGACATGGGTTCCATCTCTTCTTTCTGCTTCTTATGCGATTGTACTACATGAGGAAGAGAAGAAGACTTCTGATGAAATTGCAAGTTTTTTGGGAATTGGTAAGCAAAGTGTTAGGAACATGTTAAGAGCAGATGTTGAAGCTGTAAAGAAGCGACTAAGTGAAGGGTTTTCGGAGAATGAAAAGATAGAAACCCATGTGGCTGGAGCCTTAGCTAAATTAGCTTATGAGGAGATAAAGAAGGAGATGGGGGATACTCTTTAG
- a CDS encoding DNA-directed RNA polymerase subunit beta', whose amino-acid sequence MKIKDFDKLVFSLASPEDILSWSYGEVKKPETINYRTLRPERDGLFCEKIFGPVKDYECHCGKYKGQKYEGITCDRCGVTVTRSSVRRERMGHIKLAVPVVHIWYFKNVPNYIALLLNISSKSLEEVIYFHSYIVLDPEDTELQKMQTLTEEEYEQALKKYGNSFRVGMGAEAIKYLLRELDLEKLSFELKKQINEVQGQKKAKLIKRLEIVESFRLSGNKPEWMVLEVLPVIPPDLRPMVELEGGKFATSDLNDLYRRVINRNNRLQKLLEINAPEIIVRNEKRMLQEAVDALIDNGRRGKPVTNASGRALRSLSDILEGKQGRFRQNLLGKRVDYSGRAVIVVGPDLKLHECGLPKKMALELFKPFVINKLIEKGFAANVKNAKKKVERESSEVWDVLDEVISEKLVLLNRAPTLHRVSIQAFKPKLIDGNAIQLHPLVCPPFNADFDGDQMAVHVPLSTEAQTEARILMLSSYNLISPAHGKPLTLPAQDIVIGLYYLTLNVPGAKGEGRIFSTPEEVLMALENKEIDMHARIKVYAKSMEETYQVSFGEEKLVETTAGRIILNEIVPQKLRYYNGTLNRKEIRKIVEKCFQEYGWTKTAEFLDELKAIGFKYATKAGVSFSIVDIEIPSEAKERVINKAEEESERLQRAYESGKYTEEERYNRSIEIWSKASEEVKEIMLSNFDLLNSVYMMAFSGARGNVDQVRQLAAMRGLMADPSGRIMDIPIKSSFYEGLTVSEHFISSYGARKGVVDTALRTSDSGYLTRRLVDVAQSLVIRMDDCGTDDGIYVEALVDEGRVLLSLKDRIIGRFAAEDVYSPSGELLVRKNEYISVEKAKEIEKAGVQRVKIRSPMTCKAEKGICQKCYGEDLSTHRLVNIGEAVGIIAAQSIGEPGTQLTMRTFHTGGVALTSLNYKLIKAKISGKVLIDESALRIYRKKDILGIEHNIARNNGKIILQNGNEKREVDIPFGAMINVENNEEIIKGTVLASLDPALRYLRSPYSGKIVEVIKEKDEVDRKFYLNLIRYEEGLEKAEVSLVEETLPSSYKVILESKDGIRKEFYIPQGSYLLFDIGDEISEGDVVAEFDRENLKIQSCSKGKVVRIDDSKGEIIEKVVATGEAYIYVQTYNGEEIYRIPRGLRLNVEEGEEVEFKTVLAYYPSYMQKTAKTEDIIQGLPRVEELFEARKPKGRSIIAPISGIVRIVRTKTGEKIVIEGQEEKRDIILPAGAQLLVRDGESVEAGQELTKGYKNPAEILINEGIYAVQRYIVDEVQKVYCKQGVEINDKHIEVIVRQMTNKVRIEDPGDSNFILGQLVNRVTFEKVQKELLEQGKRPPEGRAVVLGITKAALTTESVISAASFQETTRVLSEAAVKGKEDTLEGLKENVIIGRLIPAGTGLFKNVVPKKILPKEVAEILENGGSEVEEES is encoded by the coding sequence TTGAAGATAAAAGACTTTGATAAATTAGTTTTTAGTCTTGCTTCTCCAGAAGATATATTGAGCTGGTCTTACGGAGAGGTTAAAAAGCCAGAAACTATTAACTATAGAACTTTAAGACCTGAGAGAGATGGCTTGTTCTGTGAAAAGATTTTTGGTCCTGTAAAGGACTATGAATGTCATTGTGGAAAATATAAGGGGCAGAAATATGAGGGTATTACATGTGACCGATGTGGTGTGACTGTTACAAGAAGCTCTGTGAGAAGAGAAAGAATGGGACACATAAAATTGGCAGTCCCTGTGGTTCACATATGGTATTTCAAAAATGTACCTAATTATATTGCTCTTCTTCTAAATATAAGTAGTAAATCTTTAGAAGAGGTCATATATTTCCATAGTTACATTGTTTTAGATCCAGAAGATACGGAACTTCAAAAGATGCAGACACTAACAGAAGAGGAATATGAACAGGCCCTCAAAAAGTATGGTAACTCCTTTAGAGTAGGGATGGGGGCTGAGGCTATAAAATATTTGTTAAGGGAACTGGATTTGGAAAAACTTTCTTTTGAATTAAAGAAACAGATTAATGAGGTTCAAGGACAAAAAAAGGCAAAACTAATAAAAAGACTCGAAATTGTTGAAAGTTTCAGACTGTCTGGAAATAAACCAGAATGGATGGTATTGGAAGTGCTACCTGTAATACCTCCTGATCTAAGACCTATGGTAGAGCTTGAAGGAGGAAAATTTGCAACCTCTGATTTAAATGACTTATATAGAAGGGTAATAAATAGAAACAATCGCTTACAGAAATTGTTAGAAATTAATGCTCCTGAAATTATTGTAAGGAATGAAAAAAGAATGTTGCAAGAAGCTGTTGATGCGCTTATTGATAATGGAAGAAGGGGTAAACCAGTAACTAATGCAAGTGGCAGAGCATTAAGATCGCTTTCCGATATATTAGAAGGAAAACAAGGTAGATTTAGACAAAATCTCCTTGGAAAGAGAGTAGATTATTCTGGAAGAGCTGTTATTGTGGTTGGTCCCGATTTAAAGTTGCATGAATGTGGGCTGCCAAAGAAAATGGCTTTGGAACTTTTTAAACCATTTGTTATCAATAAGCTCATTGAGAAAGGTTTTGCAGCAAATGTTAAAAACGCAAAGAAGAAAGTAGAGAGAGAAAGTTCAGAGGTTTGGGACGTATTAGATGAGGTTATTAGTGAAAAATTAGTTCTTTTAAATAGAGCTCCAACCCTTCATAGGGTAAGTATTCAAGCATTTAAACCTAAATTGATTGATGGAAATGCTATACAATTACATCCTTTGGTATGTCCTCCATTTAATGCTGATTTTGATGGAGACCAGATGGCTGTACACGTTCCATTATCAACTGAAGCACAAACCGAAGCTCGAATTTTAATGTTATCATCTTATAACTTGATATCTCCTGCTCATGGAAAACCATTAACGCTTCCTGCTCAAGATATTGTTATTGGTTTATATTATTTAACTCTTAATGTGCCTGGAGCAAAAGGGGAAGGACGAATATTCTCAACTCCTGAAGAAGTACTAATGGCTTTGGAAAATAAGGAAATAGATATGCATGCAAGGATTAAAGTATATGCAAAAAGCATGGAAGAAACTTATCAAGTAAGTTTTGGAGAAGAAAAACTTGTGGAAACTACTGCAGGTAGGATCATACTAAATGAGATAGTTCCTCAAAAACTTAGGTATTACAATGGAACTTTGAATAGAAAAGAGATAAGAAAAATTGTTGAGAAATGCTTCCAAGAATATGGATGGACTAAAACTGCAGAATTTCTTGATGAACTGAAGGCAATTGGATTTAAGTATGCAACCAAAGCAGGAGTTAGCTTTTCTATTGTAGATATAGAGATTCCTTCAGAGGCAAAGGAGAGAGTAATAAATAAGGCGGAAGAGGAATCTGAGAGATTACAAAGAGCTTATGAGTCTGGAAAATACACAGAGGAAGAAAGATACAATAGAAGTATTGAAATATGGAGTAAGGCAAGCGAAGAAGTAAAAGAAATAATGTTGTCTAATTTTGACTTACTAAATTCTGTTTACATGATGGCATTTTCTGGTGCAAGAGGTAATGTTGATCAGGTTAGACAATTAGCTGCGATGAGAGGATTAATGGCAGATCCATCTGGAAGAATAATGGATATTCCAATTAAATCAAGCTTCTATGAGGGATTAACTGTATCAGAACACTTTATTTCATCCTATGGGGCAAGAAAGGGTGTTGTTGATACTGCTTTAAGAACCTCTGATTCTGGTTATTTAACCAGAAGATTAGTGGATGTGGCACAAAGTCTTGTAATTAGAATGGATGATTGTGGTACTGATGATGGAATATATGTGGAAGCTTTAGTAGATGAAGGTAGAGTATTATTGTCTTTAAAGGATAGAATTATAGGTAGGTTTGCTGCTGAAGATGTATATTCTCCATCTGGTGAATTATTAGTAAGGAAAAATGAATATATTAGTGTAGAGAAGGCGAAAGAGATAGAAAAGGCTGGAGTACAAAGGGTAAAAATTCGTTCTCCAATGACCTGTAAGGCAGAGAAAGGTATTTGCCAGAAGTGTTATGGTGAAGATTTATCTACCCACAGATTAGTTAATATTGGAGAAGCAGTTGGTATTATAGCTGCTCAGTCTATTGGTGAGCCAGGAACTCAGTTAACAATGAGAACATTCCATACAGGTGGAGTTGCTCTCACTTCTCTAAACTACAAATTGATAAAAGCAAAAATTTCTGGAAAAGTTTTGATTGATGAATCCGCATTAAGGATATATAGAAAGAAAGATATATTAGGTATTGAGCACAATATTGCAAGAAACAATGGAAAGATCATTCTACAGAATGGAAACGAAAAGAGAGAAGTAGATATACCTTTTGGAGCTATGATTAATGTGGAGAATAATGAAGAAATTATAAAAGGAACAGTATTAGCATCGTTAGATCCTGCATTAAGATATTTGCGTTCACCTTACAGTGGGAAGATTGTGGAAGTGATTAAGGAAAAGGATGAAGTAGATAGAAAGTTTTATCTCAATTTGATCAGATATGAAGAGGGGCTTGAGAAGGCTGAAGTAAGTTTGGTGGAAGAAACACTTCCTTCTTCATACAAAGTAATCTTAGAGAGTAAAGATGGTATTAGGAAAGAGTTTTACATCCCTCAAGGCTCTTACCTCCTTTTTGATATTGGAGATGAGATCTCTGAGGGTGATGTAGTAGCGGAATTTGATAGAGAGAATTTGAAGATTCAATCTTGTTCAAAAGGGAAAGTGGTTAGGATTGACGATTCTAAGGGAGAAATTATTGAGAAAGTAGTCGCAACAGGTGAGGCATATATTTATGTTCAAACATATAATGGAGAAGAAATCTATAGAATTCCAAGAGGATTGAGATTAAATGTAGAAGAAGGAGAGGAAGTAGAGTTCAAAACTGTTCTTGCATATTACCCCAGTTACATGCAAAAAACTGCTAAAACAGAAGATATTATTCAAGGTTTACCAAGAGTTGAGGAACTTTTTGAGGCAAGAAAGCCTAAAGGAAGATCTATTATCGCACCAATAAGTGGAATTGTAAGGATTGTAAGAACAAAGACAGGAGAAAAAATAGTAATTGAAGGACAAGAAGAAAAAAGAGATATCATACTTCCTGCTGGAGCTCAACTTCTTGTTAGAGATGGAGAGAGTGTAGAAGCTGGACAAGAATTAACAAAGGGTTATAAGAATCCTGCAGAAATATTGATTAATGAGGGAATTTATGCAGTTCAACGTTACATTGTAGATGAAGTTCAGAAGGTTTATTGCAAGCAGGGTGTAGAAATTAATGATAAACACATTGAAGTGATAGTTAGACAAATGACTAATAAAGTAAGAATAGAAGATCCTGGAGATAGTAATTTTATCTTAGGTCAGTTAGTAAACAGGGTTACATTCGAAAAGGTACAAAAAGAATTATTAGAACAAGGGAAGAGACCACCTGAAGGAAGAGCAGTTGTCTTAGGTATAACAAAGGCTGCTTTAACTACTGAAAGTGTAATATCTGCAGCATCATTCCAAGAAACGACAAGAGTTTTATCTGAGGCAGCTGTAAAAGGAAAAGAAGATACTTTAGAGGGACTAAAGGAAAATGTGATCATTGGTAGATTGATCCCAGCTGGTACAGGGCTCTTTAAGAATGTAGTTCCAAAGAAAATTTTACCTAAGGAAGTTGCAGAAATTTTGGAGAATGGTGGAAGTGAAGTTGAAGAAGAGTCTTGA
- a CDS encoding 30S ribosomal protein S12 gives MPTVNQLVRKGRTPKKRKSKSPALMGNPQKRGVCLRVTTQTPKKPNSALRKVARVRLTNGVEVWAYIPGIGHNLQEHSVVLVRGGRVKDLPGVRYHIIRGALDAAGVEGRRQGRSKYGAKRPKEGGKK, from the coding sequence TTGCCAACTGTTAATCAGTTAGTAAGGAAAGGTAGGACGCCAAAGAAGAGAAAAAGTAAGTCTCCTGCTTTGATGGGTAATCCCCAGAAAAGAGGGGTTTGTTTACGTGTAACTACTCAAACCCCAAAAAAGCCTAACTCTGCTTTAAGAAAGGTGGCGAGGGTAAGGCTAACTAATGGGGTTGAGGTATGGGCTTACATTCCTGGAATTGGGCATAATCTACAAGAACACTCTGTAGTCCTTGTAAGAGGGGGACGTGTAAAGGATTTACCTGGTGTTCGTTATCATATTATAAGAGGAGCTTTGGATGCTGCAGGGGTTGAGGGTAGAAGACAAGGAAGATCTAAATATGGAGCAAAGAGACCTAAAGAAGGAGGTAAGAAATAA
- a CDS encoding 30S ribosomal protein S7, which translates to MPRRGPVTPREIPPDPVYNSVLIAKLINKVMLDGKKSKAEKIVYGAMDIIRDRTKQDPLEVIEKAVQNVTPLLEVRPRRVGGATYQVPVEVPPRRGLSLALRWIVRSARERSGKSMQEKLANEILDALNNTGGAIKKRDEMHRMAEANRAFAHYRW; encoded by the coding sequence ATGCCACGTAGAGGTCCAGTTACTCCAAGGGAAATACCTCCTGATCCTGTTTATAATAGTGTTTTAATTGCAAAGTTGATAAATAAGGTTATGTTGGATGGAAAAAAAAGTAAAGCAGAAAAAATTGTTTATGGGGCAATGGACATAATAAGAGATAGGACAAAACAAGATCCATTAGAGGTTATTGAGAAGGCTGTACAAAATGTAACGCCCCTCTTGGAAGTTAGACCAAGAAGGGTAGGAGGAGCTACTTATCAGGTTCCTGTGGAGGTTCCTCCAAGAAGAGGGCTTTCCTTGGCTTTAAGGTGGATTGTTAGATCTGCCAGGGAAAGAAGTGGTAAATCTATGCAGGAAAAATTAGCAAATGAGATATTGGATGCTCTTAATAATACTGGAGGAGCAATAAAGAAGAGAGATGAAATGCATCGTATGGCAGAGGCTAATAGAGCCTTTGCTCATTATAGATGGTAA
- a CDS encoding DNA-directed RNA polymerase subunit beta, translated as MMEKEFKKEIFWSQRLSVNNLPNLLKIQYESFEWFLKEGLREVLEEFNPIESSRQGLSLEFLTGPDNIKIYDPVKSPEECLEKGLTYESPLYVDVKLTKKDVDNHITQPVFFGNIPRMTERATFIINGTERVIVNQITRSPGVYFQEEGHSVIATLIPTRGGWIEFEIDGNGLMYIHPNGMKKFLLSLLLKALGYDLEFFRNLMDEDDLKYLKDTFEKDGGLSRTEAIFETCARLRPSDVPSKEKDALDIIRQLLFDEKRYNLGRVGRYKLNQKLKLNISLDNHAFTEEDLINIVIHLIRVKNGKEEEDDIDHLGNRRIRSVGELLQMQFRAGLARVEKIIKERMALQGPEESTPQNLVSTRPLNSAIKEFFNRNPLSQFMDQTNPLSELAHKRRISALGPGGLTRERASFEVRDIHPSYYGRVCPIETPEGPNAGLINYLATLAIVDEYGFLRTPYFKVVNGKVTDQIEYLSASEEENYTIASFDVHLNENYEITDKLVNARRKGKFILCTPKEVQYIGVSPYQTVSVSTALIPFLEHDDANRALMGANMQRQAVPLINTEPPLVGTGIEETVARNTGVLVISDVDGVVKKVTSDEIVVETDDKNIKTFHLVKYRRTNQGTCWNQKPIVKEGQRIKKGDVLADGSATSNGSLALGRNVLVAFLPWSGYNYEDAIIISERLVKEDIFTSIHIEEYEVRARDTKLGPEEITRDIPNISEDAIRYLDKDGIIMIGAEVGPNDILVGKVTPKGETELTPEERLLRAIFGEKSKEIRDTSLRMPHGEWGKVIDVQVLTRDKDELPPGVNKIVKVKVAQIRKISVGDKLAGRHGNKGVIATILPEEDMPYLADGTPVDIILNPLGVPSRMNVGQILETHLGWAAKELGIYAIVPPFDEVIEENRSAKLVKEMLRKAGLPEDGKVTLYDGRTGEPFDQKVTVGYMYIMKLIHLADDKIHARSVGPYSLVTQQPLGGRAQFGGQRFGEMEVWALEAFGAAHTLEEMLTYKSDDIKGRTEVYNAIVNGSNIKEPGIPESFKVLVRELQGLGIKVVAYIGGRQINLYKTEDDS; from the coding sequence ATGATGGAGAAGGAATTCAAAAAGGAGATTTTTTGGTCTCAAAGACTTAGTGTAAATAACCTACCTAACTTGTTAAAAATTCAGTATGAATCTTTTGAATGGTTTTTAAAGGAAGGATTAAGAGAAGTTTTAGAGGAGTTTAACCCTATAGAGTCCTCAAGACAGGGACTTTCTTTGGAATTTTTAACAGGTCCTGACAATATAAAAATTTATGATCCTGTAAAATCTCCTGAGGAGTGTTTGGAAAAAGGTTTAACTTATGAATCTCCTTTATATGTAGATGTAAAATTGACTAAAAAAGATGTTGATAATCATATTACTCAGCCTGTATTTTTTGGAAACATACCAAGGATGACTGAAAGAGCAACCTTTATTATTAATGGGACAGAAAGGGTAATTGTAAATCAAATAACAAGGTCTCCAGGAGTTTATTTCCAAGAAGAAGGACATAGTGTTATAGCTACGTTAATACCTACAAGGGGCGGATGGATAGAATTTGAAATAGATGGAAATGGACTAATGTATATCCATCCAAATGGAATGAAAAAATTCCTCTTGTCTTTATTATTAAAGGCATTAGGGTATGATCTTGAATTCTTTAGAAATCTTATGGATGAAGATGATTTAAAGTATTTGAAGGACACTTTTGAAAAAGACGGTGGGCTTTCCAGAACGGAGGCAATTTTTGAAACTTGTGCTCGTTTAAGACCAAGTGATGTTCCCAGTAAGGAGAAAGATGCATTAGATATTATTAGACAGCTTTTATTTGATGAGAAGAGATATAATTTAGGAAGGGTAGGAAGATATAAACTAAATCAAAAACTTAAGCTGAATATTTCTTTAGATAATCATGCTTTCACAGAGGAAGATCTTATTAATATTGTAATTCACCTTATTAGAGTGAAAAACGGAAAAGAGGAAGAGGATGATATAGATCATTTAGGCAATAGAAGAATAAGATCCGTAGGTGAGCTTTTGCAAATGCAATTTAGAGCTGGACTTGCAAGGGTGGAGAAAATAATTAAGGAGAGAATGGCTCTGCAAGGTCCTGAGGAATCAACACCCCAAAATTTAGTTAGTACTCGTCCGTTAAATTCCGCTATTAAAGAGTTCTTTAATAGGAATCCTCTCTCACAATTTATGGATCAAACAAACCCTCTATCTGAATTAGCTCATAAGAGAAGAATTAGTGCTTTAGGGCCTGGTGGGTTAACAAGAGAAAGAGCAAGTTTTGAGGTAAGGGACATCCATCCATCCTACTATGGAAGGGTTTGTCCTATTGAAACACCAGAAGGTCCAAATGCTGGCTTAATTAACTACTTAGCTACGTTGGCTATTGTTGATGAATATGGGTTTTTAAGAACACCATATTTTAAAGTGGTTAATGGTAAAGTTACAGATCAGATAGAATATCTTTCTGCATCTGAGGAGGAAAATTATACAATTGCATCTTTTGATGTACATTTAAATGAAAATTATGAGATTACTGATAAATTAGTTAATGCTCGGAGAAAAGGTAAATTTATACTATGTACACCTAAGGAAGTTCAATATATTGGGGTTTCACCTTATCAAACTGTTAGTGTTTCTACAGCATTAATTCCATTCTTGGAACATGATGATGCAAACAGGGCATTGATGGGCGCAAACATGCAAAGACAGGCCGTGCCATTAATTAATACGGAACCTCCGCTTGTTGGTACTGGTATAGAAGAAACTGTTGCAAGAAATACTGGTGTTCTTGTAATTTCAGATGTTGATGGCGTAGTTAAAAAAGTAACTTCAGATGAGATTGTAGTAGAAACAGATGATAAAAATATTAAGACTTTCCACTTAGTAAAATACAGAAGAACAAACCAGGGTACCTGTTGGAATCAAAAACCCATTGTAAAAGAGGGTCAAAGGATTAAGAAAGGTGATGTACTCGCGGATGGATCTGCTACATCTAATGGGTCTTTAGCTTTAGGAAGGAATGTATTAGTTGCCTTCTTGCCATGGAGTGGATACAATTACGAGGATGCAATAATAATAAGTGAGAGATTAGTGAAAGAAGATATTTTTACCTCTATTCATATTGAAGAGTATGAGGTTAGAGCAAGGGATACAAAATTAGGACCAGAAGAAATTACAAGGGATATTCCTAATATTAGCGAAGATGCCATAAGATACTTAGACAAAGACGGCATCATTATGATAGGAGCAGAGGTTGGTCCCAATGATATATTAGTTGGGAAGGTTACACCAAAAGGAGAAACAGAGCTAACTCCTGAAGAAAGGCTTTTGAGAGCAATATTTGGTGAGAAATCTAAAGAAATAAGAGATACTTCTCTAAGAATGCCTCATGGTGAGTGGGGTAAGGTTATTGATGTGCAAGTTTTAACCAGGGATAAGGACGAACTTCCTCCAGGAGTAAATAAAATTGTTAAGGTAAAGGTAGCTCAAATTAGAAAAATATCTGTAGGTGACAAGTTGGCAGGTAGACATGGAAATAAGGGAGTAATTGCAACAATTCTTCCTGAAGAGGATATGCCGTACTTAGCGGACGGAACACCAGTAGATATTATTCTCAATCCATTAGGAGTTCCATCAAGAATGAATGTAGGACAAATATTAGAAACTCATTTAGGGTGGGCTGCTAAAGAATTAGGGATTTATGCAATTGTTCCACCCTTCGATGAGGTGATAGAGGAAAATAGATCTGCAAAGTTAGTAAAGGAGATGTTAAGAAAAGCAGGATTGCCTGAAGACGGTAAAGTCACATTATATGATGGTAGAACAGGTGAACCTTTTGATCAGAAGGTTACTGTAGGATATATGTATATAATGAAACTAATTCATTTGGCTGACGATAAGATTCATGCTCGTTCCGTTGGACCTTACTCTTTGGTTACACAACAGCCTCTTGGAGGTAGAGCGCAGTTTGGTGGACAAAGATTCGGTGAAATGGAAGTTTGGGCTCTTGAGGCTTTTGGTGCAGCTCATACCTTAGAGGAAATGCTTACTTATAAATCTGATGATATTAAAGGAAGAACTGAGGTTTATAATGCTATTGTTAATGGTTCTAATATTAAAGAACCTGGAATTCCCGAGTCCTTTAAAGTATTAGTAAGGGAATTGCAAGGTTTAGGTATTAAAGTAGTTGCATATATAGGTGGAAGACAAATCAATCTATACAAAACAGAGGATGATTCTTAA
- a CDS encoding MFS transporter, with amino-acid sequence MWNVIIAGLGSFFTDISTEMFYPLISFYLSALGAGPAILGLIEGIAESLASLLKVYSGYISDKIKKRKPLAILGYSFSFIGKIFLYVAQNWVWIFTGRFIDRFGKGIRTAPRDALIAESSKEKERGKSFGLHRAMDTLGATLGVLIAILIIKNFSFSETLDLKNYIPIFKKVILYSLIPAFLGVAVLFLLKETGKVSSSNKNAPRFEWKRLDRKLKSFLIFSFLFTLGNSSNQFLLLRTRDLGGDLIQVLTLYLFYNIIYALFSYPAGYLSDKIGRKRLLIFGYLFYGLVYLGFAVAKSVNTLWGLFFLYGLYIAFTEGVEKALISDLASPDIRATTIGLHATLVGVGLFPASLIAGLLWSYLGASAPFYFGGILGILASIGLAIIL; translated from the coding sequence ATGTGGAATGTTATCATAGCCGGACTTGGAAGTTTCTTCACCGATATAAGTACTGAAATGTTTTACCCCTTAATATCTTTTTATCTGTCCGCATTAGGTGCTGGACCTGCTATTTTAGGATTAATTGAAGGGATAGCAGAAAGTCTTGCTTCTCTATTAAAGGTATACTCAGGATATATTTCTGACAAAATAAAGAAAAGAAAGCCTCTTGCTATTTTAGGCTATTCCTTTTCTTTCATCGGGAAAATTTTTCTTTACGTCGCCCAAAATTGGGTCTGGATCTTTACAGGCAGATTTATCGATAGGTTTGGAAAAGGAATAAGAACAGCCCCAAGAGATGCCCTAATTGCTGAATCCTCAAAAGAGAAAGAAAGAGGAAAATCTTTTGGTCTTCACAGAGCTATGGACACTTTAGGAGCAACCTTAGGAGTATTAATTGCCATACTTATAATAAAAAATTTCTCCTTTTCTGAGACATTAGATCTTAAAAACTATATTCCTATATTTAAAAAGGTAATCTTATATAGTCTAATTCCAGCCTTTTTAGGAGTAGCAGTTTTATTTCTTCTAAAAGAGACAGGCAAAGTATCATCATCAAATAAAAATGCACCTCGTTTTGAATGGAAAAGGCTTGATCGTAAACTGAAATCCTTCTTAATTTTTTCTTTTCTTTTCACCCTTGGAAATTCCTCCAATCAATTCCTACTTTTAAGGACAAGAGATTTAGGAGGAGATTTAATCCAAGTTTTAACTTTATATCTATTTTATAACATTATTTATGCGCTATTTTCCTATCCTGCAGGATACCTTTCTGATAAAATCGGAAGAAAGAGGCTATTAATTTTTGGGTACTTATTTTATGGTTTAGTTTATTTAGGTTTTGCTGTTGCAAAAAGTGTTAATACTTTATGGGGACTATTCTTTCTTTACGGATTATACATAGCATTCACTGAAGGCGTTGAGAAGGCTTTAATCTCTGATTTGGCATCCCCTGATATTAGAGCAACCACCATTGGATTACATGCAACCTTAGTAGGCGTAGGACTTTTCCCAGCATCACTGATTGCAGGTTTGCTATGGTCTTACTTAGGGGCTTCTGCTCCTTTTTATTTTGGAGGTATACTTGGAATCTTAGCCTCAATTGGTTTGGCTATTATATTGTAA
- a CDS encoding KaiC domain-containing protein translates to MESNMEELSEEKLEDVKEKFIVSLKDLEKKTIKLYGIPTGVEGLDDLFFTTRIVNGKPHKESLKGYPAYSVINLTGISDTGKSLMVEQFTVKQASLGNSVLFITVESPAPFIALSLRERAKAMGINYENIEDKIFIIDASTNSELRESFLTLQKTIISAIKDYNIKCTVIDSITGFFEEKEMLARGVVRRFFNLMKKWHQTAIFVSQKRSGHEELSAEAAGGYAVSHIVDCSIVLTKYVITKKYEESIFKKPIGEIVRLFRIDGCRLCGHDTSTRIMEISETGLVKIGPPLSKLSSGSKVEVTEE, encoded by the coding sequence ATGGAGAGTAATATGGAAGAATTATCAGAAGAAAAGTTAGAGGATGTTAAAGAGAAATTTATAGTTTCGTTAAAAGATTTAGAGAAGAAAACTATTAAATTATATGGCATTCCAACAGGGGTTGAAGGGCTCGATGATTTATTTTTTACAACAAGAATTGTCAATGGAAAGCCTCATAAGGAAAGTTTAAAAGGATATCCAGCTTATTCTGTTATTAACCTTACAGGCATTTCTGATACAGGTAAAAGCTTGATGGTTGAGCAATTTACCGTTAAGCAGGCATCCTTAGGAAATTCTGTCTTGTTTATTACTGTTGAGTCTCCAGCACCTTTTATTGCCTTATCTTTAAGAGAAAGAGCTAAAGCAATGGGTATAAATTATGAAAATATTGAAGACAAGATATTTATAATTGATGCAAGTACTAATTCTGAATTAAGGGAAAGTTTTTTAACTTTACAAAAAACTATAATTTCAGCAATTAAAGATTATAATATAAAATGCACAGTTATAGACTCAATAACTGGGTTTTTTGAAGAAAAGGAGATGTTGGCAAGAGGGGTTGTAAGAAGATTTTTTAATCTGATGAAAAAGTGGCACCAAACTGCTATTTTTGTTTCTCAAAAGAGATCGGGACATGAGGAACTATCTGCTGAAGCAGCAGGAGGATATGCAGTCTCCCATATCGTAGATTGTTCTATAGTTCTTACTAAGTATGTTATAACTAAAAAGTATGAGGAGAGCATATTCAAGAAGCCAATAGGTGAAATTGTACGCTTATTTAGGATTGATGGATGTAGATTGTGCGGACATGATACGTCAACTCGCATCATGGAAATATCAGAGACTGGACTTGTTAAAATAGGACCTCCTTTGAGTAAATTATCAAGTGGTAGTAAAGTCGAGGTGACGGAAGAATGA